TCATTTGAGTCGATCCATGTAAAGTCCGGTTGGTTATCGGTGAAGACACCCGTCATTAGTTCGATATACGGACCACCGGTATCTGTGAGGTTTTTGTCCCACGCTAACCCAAAATCACAGTCTCCCCATGTCCACTGTTTTTTTCCTGGAGAGATATGGTGATTGGCGATATGGAGTAGTCCCCCAGCTTCATTATGACTATAGGCTCCAACAAAATCGTAATCAGAACCCGCCGCCATATAAGATGTTGGAACAGGTAGGTTGTTATACCGAGAAATATCTGTACCAGGGGAATAGTCCACTTTGTAATATGTGCCTTTTGCTATCGGGAACTCACTCACGTCTCTCTTTCCGTGGTCGTAGACCGCGGTTACGTCTGGTGGGAATATACTCTGATGATCCTCTCCACCTTTAACGGCAGGATTAGACCACCAAAGAAACTGACGTGGTGTTGGGTTTCCGTTATAGACCTTACCGGTTATCTCTATGAGCGCTTTGTTTGGATAAAGTTTAAAGCCTGCACTGATTTGCAGACCATACATATGCTCGACTTCCCCAAGCCAAACCTCTGCACTACCATCATCGTGAGTTCGAATATTTACATCCACTGGCATATAGGTGGTTGGTCGGTGATGCTGAGGCCAATTAAACTCTATTCCTCCTGAAATCCAAGGCCCTATCAAGCCGACTAGTGCAGGCTTAATAACATCGTTACAGTAAACAAAATCTCTGTCGCGAACCTTGTCGTAGGCCTTATGAATTCGACCCCCTAGTTCTGGCAACAACATGACCTTGATATAGTCATTTTCAAGGAAGATTGCGTTGTATTCTTTGTCTATCAATTCATCATTGATTGAATCAATTACCCCATATGGGTACACCGCACCTGAAGAGCCTTGGTACACTCTTTTTTCCAAAAATAGGGGATTGGTATCAACTGCACCAGTAGGATATGTCGGCAACACCACTGTTTCTGACCATACCCTCGCTTTACTTTCCATACATAAACCTCAAAGCAGAATCTTTTTATTTTTAATCTGATGTAGGGAATTCTATGCTGTCGTTGGAGCAAGTAATTGCTAATACCTCACGCTGTTTATTAATCTTAGTTAAGTATAAATGCGTTAAAACTGGAGGAAATAGGTGAGGATAAAACTAGAGGGTCATTTTGAATCAATTATGAAATTACACCATGTTGATAAAAATTGATTTAAAACGATATTTATCAATAGGTTGTAGAAAGAAAAGGAAGTGAACGTAGGATGCATTAGGTTGAGAAACGCTAGCGATGCGTACTTCGTTCATTTTATATCAACAAATTACGTTCGTAATTACTTTCATCTTTGACCTTCTTTTGCAAGCTAACCTATAACGCATCACCACCGGCGGCGTTCCATGTTTTGGTAAAACCATTTGCCCAAAACTTAACGGGGTAACGGCGATTGTCATATTCAACCTTCACAGGAATCTCAACCCATCTTCTTTTTTTGAATTCTGAAACGACAAAATCTAGCCCATTTTGAGTCATTGGTGTGATAGCGATAGTGTTTATGCTTCCCCCCTCTATACACATTTTACGGAACTTCACATTCTGATTATTGACGGGATAAACGGCACTGATTGGATCCGCGTCAACATTACAACTCTCAGCCCATAAGAAAACCATGCTTAACCCTGTTTTATCATTTCTAATTATTTTTGCCATAAAATTGGTCATTTGATTTGAGAGCTCTTCATAATAAAAATTGCTCTTAACCTTTATTTCTTTCGCGTGACGAGCAGACAATGCTATCCCTTGCTCCATTTGCTCATAGCTAAATTTCGGAAACTCGCTAATACCCATCTGATACACTGAGTCGGCCATTTCACGCGTAAATTTGATCGTACTATCGCCATTATCAATGTAATTGTTTACGTTTTCTAACACCGCAGCCAACATTTCCAATGTATATTCGTAGCTCGCGATGTCGGAAGACGGGTAGTTATAAAATGTCGTCTCTGCTAGCGCGACAGATTTTAACGAGTGAGAGCGATCAGAATGATGAATTGGGCGCAAAAAATTCTCATAAGTGACTGAAGATTGGCCCGAAATAGATTCTGTTTTTTTCGCTTTATCGGCGGCTTCAGAACAGGTGAGACCTTGTGGCTTTGAATTCACTGAGGTGCAGGCCAAAACCCCGATCAATAATATTGCTCGTTTCATCTTTTTTCTCCATCCATGAGAAGCCAACCCTAAGCTTCAATTTCACTCATTCAGTGAATTAATTGTATGTTTGTTCATCACTCCAAACTATGATTTAAAGTAATTCTGCGCTAAGTAGCGAAAAGAAAACCGAAAGAGGTTCATGATGCAAGTTTCTGACATCCTATATGGGTTCTACTTCGACAAGAGTGGCTTGACGAAGAAAATTAAAAATACGGCTGAGCTAGATACTTATAGGTCGCACTGGCTCCATTTTGATTACACGCTTCCTTCCACGATTCTATGGTTGAGAAATCACAGTAAACTTAACCCTACTGTCATTGATGCTCTATTAAATGAAGAGACTCGCCCTAGAGCAACGAAGCTCGATGACGGGTTACTGATTTCATTAAGAGGGGTCAACTTAGCGGCTGGTAGTGACCCCGAAGATATGGTTTCTATCCGCCTGTGGGTCACAAATGACAAAGTAATCAGTACAAGATGTCGAAAACTACTTTCGACGCTAGATATTGCAAATGATTTCAGTCAAGGAAATGGGCCAAGTTCACCATCTCGTTTTGTCATAGAGCTAACTGAAAAATTGATTTCAAGAATGAGTGACACAATCAACGACATTGAGGAAAAGATAGCCAGTATTGAAGAGGCAATCCTCACGTCAACTAACTATAGTCTGCGTAATGAACTTTCGATCTTACGCCGACAGATCATCTCGTTAAGACGTTACCTGTCGCCACAAAAAGAAGCTATGATTCAGTTATTAAGTGACAAAATTACTCTGTTTTCTGTTGAAGATAAAATTCAACTACG
This portion of the Vibrio sp. VB16 genome encodes:
- a CDS encoding zinc transporter ZntB, with the protein product MMQVSDILYGFYFDKSGLTKKIKNTAELDTYRSHWLHFDYTLPSTILWLRNHSKLNPTVIDALLNEETRPRATKLDDGLLISLRGVNLAAGSDPEDMVSIRLWVTNDKVISTRCRKLLSTLDIANDFSQGNGPSSPSRFVIELTEKLISRMSDTINDIEEKIASIEEAILTSTNYSLRNELSILRRQIISLRRYLSPQKEAMIQLLSDKITLFSVEDKIQLRETLDHLVRYIEDLDSIKDRATVSQEELSNRLAEQMNNRMYVLSIVAAIFLPLGFLTGLFGVNVGGIPGAESSDSFAIFNLLLIGVVIIQVWIFKKKNWF